The DNA window GCGGCGAGCATCGGCGCCAACGCCGCGCGGCTCATGATGTAGAGACCGTCGAGATCGATGCCGGTGATGCGGTCCCATTCCTCGGCCGGGAATTCGTCTAATGTGACGCGATGCGCCAGTGTGTTGACGCCGGCATTGTTGATGAGGATGTCGAGCCGGCCAAAGCGATCCATGATGGTGGCGATCGCGCTGTCGACCGAGGCGGCATCGCGGATGTCGACGGTGCAAGCGATCGCATCGCTCAAACCGGCCGCGACCTGGCTCGCACCTTCGCTGTTGATATCGGCGACAACGACCGCGGCGCCATTGTCGGACAGGCGTTTGGCAATGGAACTGCCGATCGCGCCCGCGGCTCCGGTGACCAGCGCTACCTTGCCTCGCAAATCGCAGCGCATGTCTCGTCCGCCCCCGACCAAGTTCGGGTTATGCTATTATAATAATCTCATTGCGCGGACAAGCAGTCGTGTCGCGGCCGGCGGTTATTCCGCGGCCGCGCCGGCGGCGCTTTTGCGGGTGGCGTCGACCATCAGCCGCCGTGCCCGGAACACGCCCCATTGCTGGTCGACCAGCACGCCGATGAGGATGACGCCGCCCATCACCGCGAAGTTGAGCGAGGACGGGATGCCGAGCAGATTGACGAGGTTCTGCAGCTCCTGCAGCAGCACCGTGCCGAGGATGACGCCGATCAGCGAGCCCTCGCCGCCGCGCAGCGAGAAGCCGCCGAGCACGGCGGCGGCAATGGCGTAGAGTTCGTAGAACTGGCCGTGGCTGGCCGGTGAGATCGAGCGCGTGTACATGGCGAAATAGATCGCCGACAGCGCCGTCAGCACGCCGCAGATGACATAGGCGGCCATGACGACGCGGCCGGTGCGGATGCCCGAATATTTCGCCGCCTCCTCGTTCTTGCCGATGGCGTAGAGATAGCGGCCGAACACCGAGCGGTGCAGCACCACCCACATGACGATGGAAATGACGATCAGCGCGATGAAGCTGTTGGGCACGCCATAGGAGCGCCCGGCGGTGAGGAATTCGAGGTCGGGAAAATTCTGGCCGAAGGCGAAGCCTGCGGTGCCGTCGGCGGTGTAGAAGCGGGCGACGCCGCGATAGATCAACAGGCCGCACAAAGTGACGACGAAAGGCTGCAGCTTGAGCCTAGTTATCAACCAGCCATGCACAAGGCCGATGATGGCGCCGAGCACGAGGATCAGCACGAAGGCCAGCGGCCACGCCACCTCGCGCACGGCGATGAAGTCGATGAACAGCGTTCCCAGCAGCGCGACCACCGAGCCGACCGACAGTTCGATACCGCCGGTGATGATGACGAAGGCCTGGCCGATCGACAGGATGCCGAACAGGCCGATCAGGTTCGAGGTGTTGGCGAGGTTGATCGGCAACAGGAAGCGCGGATTGATGATCGCCACGATGGCGCCGACCACCAGGATCAGGATCAGCAGGCCGAGATCTTTCTTGCTCATCGTCTTCTCCCCAATGCCTGCCCGGGCAGGTTCCGCGAGACCTGCGGCAAAAACAAAAAACTATTTCGGCTGCTTGCCCACCGCCAGCAGCAGCACGTTTTCCTGGCTGAACCCGTCCTTGTCGAGAATGCCCGAGATCTGGCCCTCATGCATGACGGCGATGCGGTCTGACACGCCGATCACCTCTTCCATGTCGCTGGAGATCATCAGCACGGCGACGCCGGCATCGGCCAATGCGCGCATCAGGCCATAGATTTCCGCCTTGGCGCCGATGTCGATGCCGCGCGTCGGCTCGTCGAGGATCATCACTTTCGGATTCATGGCCAGCCATTTGCCGAGCACGACCTTCTGCTGGTTGCCGCCCGACAGCGTGCCGGTGCGCGTCTGCACCGACGGCGCCTTGATGCCGAGATTGCTCTTCTGCTTCTCGGCGGTGGCGGTCTCGGCACTGGCCGACACCAGGGAGCGGCGCGCATGCGCCGGCAGATTGGGCAGCGAAATATTCTGGGCGATCGACAGGTCGAGCAGGATGCCGGTCAGCTTGCGGTCTTCCGGCACCAGGAAGATGCCATGCGCGACGGCGTCGGCCGCCGAGCCCAGCGCAAGCGGCTTGCCGTCGAGTTCGAGCCCGCCGCCAAGGCTTGAATCGATGCCGAAGAACACCCGCGCCAGCTCGGTGCGGCCGGAGCCGACGAGGCCGGCGAGGCCGAGGATTTCGCCGCGCCTGACGTCGAGATCGACCGGCCGGCCGGGATAGGCCGGGGTGCGGATGGCTTTGGCCGAAAGGGCGACGGCGCCCGGTGCCCGCGCCGCCTCGGAGGCCTTTTCGCGCTCCTTCAGCATGCGGCCGATCATCAGCTTGACCATCTGGTCGTGGCCGATGTCGCGCTTTTGCAGCGTGCCGGCCAGCATGCCGTCGCGCAGCACGACGACGCGGTCGGCGACGCGCTCGACCTCATGCAGGCGGTGCGAAATGAAGATGACGCTGATGCCGTCGGCCTTCAGCGCCTTGATGACGTCGAGCAATTTGTCGGTTTCGGCAAGCGGCAGGCTCGATGTCGGCTCGTCGAGGATGACCAGCCGCGCCTCGATCGACAGCGCCTTGGCGATCTCGACCATCTGCTGTTGCGCCAGCGACAGGGTCGCGACCTGCGTGTCGGCTGAAAAATTGGCGCCGACGCGCTTCAGCAGCGGCGCCACCATGGTGCGCAGTTTGGCGCGGTCGACGAGCTTGAGCGGCCCGGCGCGCAACGGCTCGCGGCCAAAGAAGATGTTGGCGGCGACATCGAGATTGTCGAACAGATTGAGTTCCTGGTGGACGAAGGCGATGCCCGACCCCAGGCTGCCTTCAACGGTCAGCCCCTTGTGGGCGGCGCCGTCGACGGTGATCGTGCCGCTGTCGGGCGTGGTGACGCCGCCGAGGATCTTCATCAAGGTCGATTTGCCGGCGCCGTTTTCGCCGACGAGACCGATGACCTCGCCCGGCCTGACCTCCATGGAGAAGCCGTCGAGCGCGACGACGCCCGGATAGGTCTTGCGCACGTTCTCGAGGTTGAGAAACGGGGTGGTTGCTGCGATGGATGTGTCGGAATAGTTCATCATGCCTGACAGCGATTGGCGGGCCGACCTTTTGGCAGACTGACGGTCCGCACGCGGTTCGTCAATGCGAGCAGCCGGCCCAAGCGACGTTGAGCCGGCTGAACTGCTTCAAGTCTTAGTTTCCAGACATCGCCTTCAAATTGGCGGCATAGGCGTCGACATCATCCTTGCCGATGATCTTGGTCGGGATGATGATCAAGCCGCCTTCCGGGATGCCCGACTTGTCGCCCTTGAGATAGGCAGCCATCAGCTTCATGCCCTGATAGGCCCATTCGAAGGGCTGCTGCACGACGGTGGCGGCAACGGTGCCTTCCTTGACGCCGCCCAGCGTGATCGGATCGTCATCGAAGCCGACGACGGTGATCGAGCCGAGCTTGCCGGCATCGCGCAGTGCTTCATAGATGCGCGGCGTGTTGTAGGAATAGAAGCCGACCATGCAGGTGACGTCGGGGCTGGCGACCAGCGCGTCCTCGACATTCTTCTTGGCGCGCGCCTGGTCGATGTCGTCGCCGCGCACGTCGATCAGCTCGATCTTGGTACCGGCCAGGCCGTCCTTCATGCCCTGGATGCGCTCCTTGGCATTGTCGGCGCCGAGCAGGCCGACGAAGCCGAGGCATTTGCCGCCATTGGGCATCGCCTTCTTGGCGATCTCGGCCGCCTGCTTGCCGGCATCGACGTTGGACGAGCCGATATAGGCGACGCGCTTGGTCTGCGGCGCGTCGCTATCGGTGGTGAA is part of the Mesorhizobium loti genome and encodes:
- a CDS encoding SDR family oxidoreductase produces the protein MRCDLRGKVALVTGAAGAIGSSIAKRLSDNGAAVVVADINSEGASQVAAGLSDAIACTVDIRDAASVDSAIATIMDRFGRLDILINNAGVNTLAHRVTLDEFPAEEWDRITGIDLDGLYIMSRAALAPMLAAGKGGRIVNIASVVGLAAMRLQSPFVAAKAGIIHLTRSMAIELGAKGILTNAIAPGSVMTALTAKLFYGDDGKFAGRTQEFLAHVPLGRPAQPEEIAETVLFLASPAASYINGQVLAVDGGWTAGYMM
- a CDS encoding ABC transporter permease is translated as MSKKDLGLLILILVVGAIVAIINPRFLLPINLANTSNLIGLFGILSIGQAFVIITGGIELSVGSVVALLGTLFIDFIAVREVAWPLAFVLILVLGAIIGLVHGWLITRLKLQPFVVTLCGLLIYRGVARFYTADGTAGFAFGQNFPDLEFLTAGRSYGVPNSFIALIVISIVMWVVLHRSVFGRYLYAIGKNEEAAKYSGIRTGRVVMAAYVICGVLTALSAIYFAMYTRSISPASHGQFYELYAIAAAVLGGFSLRGGEGSLIGVILGTVLLQELQNLVNLLGIPSSLNFAVMGGVILIGVLVDQQWGVFRARRLMVDATRKSAAGAAAE
- a CDS encoding sugar ABC transporter ATP-binding protein produces the protein MNYSDTSIAATTPFLNLENVRKTYPGVVALDGFSMEVRPGEVIGLVGENGAGKSTLMKILGGVTTPDSGTITVDGAAHKGLTVEGSLGSGIAFVHQELNLFDNLDVAANIFFGREPLRAGPLKLVDRAKLRTMVAPLLKRVGANFSADTQVATLSLAQQQMVEIAKALSIEARLVILDEPTSSLPLAETDKLLDVIKALKADGISVIFISHRLHEVERVADRVVVLRDGMLAGTLQKRDIGHDQMVKLMIGRMLKEREKASEAARAPGAVALSAKAIRTPAYPGRPVDLDVRRGEILGLAGLVGSGRTELARVFFGIDSSLGGGLELDGKPLALGSAADAVAHGIFLVPEDRKLTGILLDLSIAQNISLPNLPAHARRSLVSASAETATAEKQKSNLGIKAPSVQTRTGTLSGGNQQKVVLGKWLAMNPKVMILDEPTRGIDIGAKAEIYGLMRALADAGVAVLMISSDMEEVIGVSDRIAVMHEGQISGILDKDGFSQENVLLLAVGKQPK
- a CDS encoding substrate-binding domain-containing protein; this translates as MKSLIRNASVAATALLLGLSATAIARADDKPTLAFVVNGASDFWKAAEAGVKKAQGELPDYNLELKYPEQSSVAIQQRLMDDLVTAGVKGIMVSAVDPKTSTDGLNKIASETALFTTDSDAPQTKRVAYIGSSNVDAGKQAAEIAKKAMPNGGKCLGFVGLLGADNAKERIQGMKDGLAGTKIELIDVRGDDIDQARAKKNVEDALVASPDVTCMVGFYSYNTPRIYEALRDAGKLGSITVVGFDDDPITLGGVKEGTVAATVVQQPFEWAYQGMKLMAAYLKGDKSGIPEGGLIIIPTKIIGKDDVDAYAANLKAMSGN